From a region of the Kosakonia radicincitans DSM 16656 genome:
- a CDS encoding toxic anion resistance protein produces the protein MKIINSIDILDVKVAKEFDKYAVDVSMESSIKDAVRSFQIGDIDAAHNFGRLEDTTDINYLDNLLLSVSSSSQGKKGETLNEIVALAREVSNAVEPSYLQKKLSRIPYVGPFIMKAIGLHFSAMSRFDSVKGQIDILTSDIESISEGLFEMNKNIDGMYDQALTSVKNTGVNIVAAYYILEKLQTVQASIRKELKNQPDNTMLSMEAMNIEHQIALITKRRNDMITEQQKAFEDLKMMKMMKFNNLSMVDQFETIIKVTIPSSKRSHLIIDQAERSDKSSLLIQAIGDSVNQQARRQALLVKESSIRVAKTANRTVYDVETIDYISNQINEAGREIKKIHDRAKTQHTQLEARAAQWKEKRFMVAKELSSK, from the coding sequence ATGAAGATCATAAATAGTATTGATATATTAGATGTCAAAGTGGCTAAGGAATTTGATAAATATGCTGTTGATGTAAGTATGGAATCATCAATAAAAGATGCAGTCAGATCTTTCCAGATTGGTGATATTGATGCCGCGCATAACTTTGGACGATTGGAGGACACTACTGATATTAATTATCTTGATAACCTCCTTCTCAGCGTCAGCTCATCATCTCAGGGCAAGAAGGGAGAGACTCTGAATGAGATTGTTGCACTGGCTCGTGAAGTCAGTAATGCAGTCGAACCAAGTTATCTTCAAAAGAAACTGTCACGGATACCGTATGTTGGGCCTTTCATAATGAAAGCCATCGGTCTTCATTTTAGTGCAATGTCAAGATTTGATTCAGTTAAAGGACAAATCGATATTTTAACCTCGGATATCGAAAGCATATCGGAGGGGTTGTTTGAAATGAATAAAAATATTGATGGAATGTATGACCAAGCTTTAACTAGTGTAAAAAATACAGGGGTTAACATTGTAGCTGCCTATTACATTCTGGAGAAGTTACAAACAGTTCAGGCTTCTATTCGTAAGGAACTAAAAAATCAGCCTGATAATACCATGCTGAGCATGGAAGCAATGAATATTGAACATCAAATCGCCCTCATAACAAAACGTCGAAATGACATGATCACGGAACAACAAAAGGCATTTGAAGACCTAAAGATGATGAAAATGATGAAGTTCAATAACCTCTCGATGGTAGACCAGTTTGAAACTATTATTAAAGTAACGATACCATCTTCTAAACGCAGCCATCTTATTATTGACCAGGCCGAAAGGAGTGATAAAAGCTCATTACTGATTCAGGCAATTGGTGATTCTGTAAATCAACAAGCCAGACGTCAAGCTTTGTTAGTAAAAGAGAGCAGTATTCGTGTAGCCAAAACAGCTAATCGTACTGTATATGATGTTGAGACAATTGATTACATATCAAACCAGATCAATGAGGCCGGTCGAGAAATTAAAAAAATCCACGACCGAGCCAAGACGCAACATACCCAGCTTGAAGCTCGCGCAGCGCAATGGAAGGAGAAGCGTTTTATGGTAGCAAAAGAACTGTCTTCCAAATAA
- a CDS encoding IS630-like element ISEc33 family transposase, which translates to MPIIVPIPRGERRLMQKAIHKTRDKNHARRLTAMLMLHRGERVSDVARTLCCARSSVGRWINWFTHSGIEGLKSLPAGRSRRWPFEHICTLLRELIKHSPGDFGYQRSRWSTELLAIKINEITGCQLHAGTVRRWLPSAGLVWRRAAPTLRIRDPHKDEKMAVIHKALDECSAEHPVFYEDEVDIHLNPKIGADWQLRGQQKRVVTPGQNEKYYLAGALHSGTGKVSYVGGNSKSSALFIALLKHLKATYRRAKTITLIVDNYIIHKSRETQRWLKANPKFRVIYQPVYSPWVNHVERLWQALHDTITRNHQCRSMWQLLKKVRHFMETASPFPGGKHGQAKV; encoded by the coding sequence ATGCCGATCATAGTACCAATACCCCGTGGCGAACGACGCCTGATGCAGAAAGCTATTCATAAAACGCGTGATAAAAATCATGCCCGCAGACTCACGGCCATGCTAATGCTTCATCGGGGTGAACGGGTCAGCGATGTTGCCAGAACTCTCTGTTGTGCCCGTTCATCCGTTGGTCGCTGGATTAACTGGTTTACGCACTCAGGTATTGAAGGCCTGAAATCCTTACCCGCAGGGCGCTCCCGACGCTGGCCTTTTGAACATATCTGCACCCTGTTACGTGAGCTGATAAAGCATTCTCCCGGCGATTTTGGTTATCAACGTTCACGCTGGAGCACCGAATTACTGGCAATAAAAATCAATGAGATAACCGGTTGCCAGTTACATGCAGGAACCGTTCGCCGCTGGTTGCCATCTGCGGGGCTTGTATGGCGCAGGGCCGCGCCAACTCTGCGTATCCGTGACCCACATAAAGATGAAAAGATGGCGGTAATCCACAAAGCGCTGGATGAATGCAGCGCAGAGCATCCGGTATTTTATGAAGATGAAGTGGATATCCACCTTAATCCTAAAATCGGTGCGGACTGGCAGTTGCGCGGACAGCAGAAACGGGTAGTGACGCCGGGGCAGAACGAAAAATACTATCTGGCCGGCGCACTGCACAGTGGCACGGGTAAAGTCAGCTACGTGGGCGGCAACAGCAAAAGTTCAGCGCTGTTTATCGCTCTGCTGAAGCACCTGAAAGCCACTTACCGGCGGGCGAAAACAATCACGCTGATCGTTGATAACTACATTATCCATAAAAGCCGCGAAACACAGCGCTGGTTGAAAGCAAATCCCAAGTTCAGGGTAATTTACCAGCCGGTTTACTCGCCGTGGGTGAATCATGTGGAACGGCTATGGCAGGCACTTCATGACACGATAACCCGTAATCATCAGTGCCGCTCAATGTGGCAGTTACTGAAAAAGGTCCGCCATTTTATGGAAACCGCCAGCCCATTCCCCGGAGGAAAACATGGTCAGGCAAAAGTGTAG
- a CDS encoding IS3 family transposase (programmed frameshift): MSSKRYPEEFKIEAVKQVVDRGYSVASVATRLDITTHSLYAWIKKYGPDSSTNKEQSDVQAEIRRLQKELKRVTDERDIFKKSRGVLRKAVRLRYAFIRDNTCCWPVRLLCRVLDVHPSGFYAWLQQPHSQRHQADLRLTGQIKQFWLESGCVYGYRKIHLDLRDSGQQCGVNRVWRLMKRVGIKAQVGYRSPRARKGEASIVSPNRLQRQFNPDAPNERWVTDITYIRTHEGWLYLAVVVDLFSRKIIGWSMQSRMAKDIVLNALLMAVWRRNPQKQVLVHSDQGSQYTSHEWQSFLKSHGLEGSMSRRGNCHDNAVAESFFQLLKRERIKKKIYGTREEARSDIFDYIEMFYNSKRRHGSSDQISPTEYENQYYQRLGSV, from the exons ATGAGCAGTAAGCGTTATCCCGAAGAGTTTAAAATTGAAGCAGTCAAACAGGTTGTTGATCGCGGTTATTCTGTTGCCAGCGTTGCAACACGTCTCGATATCACCACCCACAGCCTTTACGCCTGGATAAAGAAGTACGGTCCGGATTCTTCCACTAATAAAGAACAGTCAGATGTTCAGGCCGAGATCCGCCGTCTCCAGAAAGAGCTGAAACGGGTTACCGACGAACGGGACATAT TTAAAAAAAGCCGCGGCGTACTTCGCAAAGCTGTCCGACTGAGGTACGCCTTTATCCGTGACAACACCTGTTGCTGGCCTGTTCGCCTGCTCTGTCGGGTGCTGGATGTTCATCCCAGTGGTTTTTACGCCTGGCTTCAGCAGCCGCATTCACAACGCCATCAGGCAGACCTGAGACTGACAGGACAGATTAAACAGTTCTGGCTGGAATCGGGATGCGTCTATGGTTATCGTAAAATCCATCTGGATCTGCGGGACAGCGGGCAACAGTGCGGAGTGAACAGAGTCTGGCGACTGATGAAACGTGTCGGGATAAAGGCTCAGGTCGGATACCGGAGCCCGCGGGCACGTAAAGGCGAGGCCAGTATCGTGTCGCCCAACAGGCTCCAGCGACAGTTCAATCCGGATGCTCCGAATGAGCGTTGGGTAACGGATATAACCTACATCAGAACCCACGAAGGCTGGCTGTATCTTGCCGTGGTTGTTGATCTGTTCTCACGCAAAATTATCGGCTGGTCCATGCAATCCCGGATGGCAAAGGACATTGTCCTGAACGCACTGCTGATGGCTGTATGGCGGCGTAATCCCCAAAAACAGGTGCTGGTTCATTCGGATCAGGGCAGTCAGTACACAAGCCATGAGTGGCAGTCGTTCCTGAAATCACACGGCCTGGAGGGCAGCATGAGCCGTCGCGGTAACTGCCATGATAATGCGGTTGCAGAAAGCTTTTTCCAATTGTTGAAACGCGAACGGATAAAGAAAAAGATCTACGGAACGCGGGAAGAAGCCCGCAGCGATATTTTTGATTACATCGAAA